The genomic window AATCAATGGACGATCGCCCCGCGGTGCAAGTAGGCGATCCTTTTTTAGAAAAATGTCTGATCGAAGCCTGTCTAGAAGCCTTTAAAACAGGAGCAGTAGTAGCAGCCCAAGATATGGGAGCAGCAGGAATCACTTGCTCTACAGCAGAAATGGCAGCTAAAGGAGGAGTAGGGATAGACTTTGATTTAGATAAAATACCCGTGAGAGAAACAGGGATGATTCCCTATGAATATCTGCTCTCAGAATCCCAAGAACGAATGTTATTTGTCGCCGCCAAAGGACGAGAAACAGAGCTAATCGAGATTTTCCAACGTTGGGGACTCCATGCAGTAGTAGCAGGAACAGTAATCCGAGAACCAATCGTCAGAATTTGGCATCAAGGTAAAATCGCCGCTGAAATACCCGCCACCGCTTTAGCAGAAAATACCCCTATTTACGAACGAGAAATACTTAGAGAACCTCCTCTCTACGCCCAAAAAGCTTGGCAATGGGACGTTAATACCCTACCAGAATGTAATCAAGTAGGGATAAAACAATTAACCTGGACAGAAATACTCCTACAGTTATTGGGTACACCTAGCATCGCTTCTAAAGCTTGGGTATATCGCCAATATGACCACCAAGTTCAAAACAATACCGTAATCGTTCCAGGAGGAGCAGACGCAGGAGTAATTAGAATAAGACCACACAATGCCAAACCCTCTGAGTGTAACCTAGGTTTAGCAGCTACCACCGATTGTAATGGACGTTACGTCTATCTAAATCCCCTTGAAGGAGCACAAGCAGCAGTAGCGGAAGCAGCGCGCAATCTCAGTTGTGTAGGGGCTATTCCTTTAGCAGTAACCGATAATCTTAACTTTGGTAGTCCTGAAAATCCCCAAGGTTATTGGCAACTAGCCCTAGCTTGTGAGGGAATCGCTACCGCTTGTCGGGAATTAAATACACCAGTTACAGGAGGTAATGTATCCCTTTATAACGAAACCCTCGACTCTGAAGGCAATCCCCAAGCCATCTATCCCACACCAGTGATCGGCATGATTGGGTTAGTAGAAAACATTCAACAAGTTTGTGGTCAAGGTTGGCGACAACAGGGAGATTTAATCTATCTGATCGGTAACCTCAATCAAGTTAGTTTAGCAGGTTCAGAATATCTTGCCCAAATCCATCACCTAGTAGCAGGGAAAATACCTCCAGTAGATTTTAACTTAGAACGTCTGGTGCAAAGGGTCTGTCGTCATGGCATACACCAAGGTTGGCTAAATTCTGCCCATGATTGTGCTGAGGGAGGA from Gloeocapsa sp. DLM2.Bin57 includes these protein-coding regions:
- the purL gene encoding phosphoribosylformylglycinamidine synthase subunit PurL — encoded protein: MAAPQPSEACAKLGIKPEEYQEIVQRMGREPNLAELGMFGVMWSEHCCYKNSKPLLKKFPTQGDRILVGPGENAGVVDLGQGLRIAFKIESHNHPSAIEPFQGAATGVGGILRDIFTMGARPIALLNSLRFGKLDQPRNRRLLQGVVEGIAHYGNSTGVPTIAGEIYFDDAYSGNPLVNAMAIGLLETETIVKSGAAGIGNPVLYVGSTTGRDGMGGASFASSELTSQSMDDRPAVQVGDPFLEKCLIEACLEAFKTGAVVAAQDMGAAGITCSTAEMAAKGGVGIDFDLDKIPVRETGMIPYEYLLSESQERMLFVAAKGRETELIEIFQRWGLHAVVAGTVIREPIVRIWHQGKIAAEIPATALAENTPIYEREILREPPLYAQKAWQWDVNTLPECNQVGIKQLTWTEILLQLLGTPSIASKAWVYRQYDHQVQNNTVIVPGGADAGVIRIRPHNAKPSECNLGLAATTDCNGRYVYLNPLEGAQAAVAEAARNLSCVGAIPLAVTDNLNFGSPENPQGYWQLALACEGIATACRELNTPVTGGNVSLYNETLDSEGNPQAIYPTPVIGMIGLVENIQQVCGQGWRQQGDLIYLIGNLNQVSLAGSEYLAQIHHLVAGKIPPVDFNLERLVQRVCRHGIHQGWLNSAHDCAEGGLSVTLAESCLSGNLGAQITLPPLPTNLRWDEYLFGEAASRIVVSVKAQMQSSWESYLEENCPQHWCLLGEVTSTENLTISTNNSETLIKVSISNMSQPWHQTLEQALGQNH